The genomic window ATTGGGTCTTCACCGGCATGGACTACGACCAGCCCGCCCAGCGCCCCTCCTGGAACTATCGCAACGAAGACGGCGGCGGCATGATGATCGACATGTTCTGCCACTGGCGCTACGTGATCGACAATGTCTTCGGCCCGGTCAAGAGCCTCGTTGCCTATGGCGCAACCGACATCGACCAGCGCCGGCACGAAGACGGCACGCCGTTCGACTGCACCGCCGACGACTCCGCCTACGCCATGTTCGTGCTCGAGGACGGAACCATGGTTCAGTTCAACAGCTCCTGGTGCACCCGCGTCCGCCGCGACGACCTGCTGACCGTCCAGGTCGATGGCGTCAAGGGCTCGGCCGTGGCCGGCCTGCGCGAAGTCAAGACCCAGTCCGCGGCCAACACGCCCAAGCCGGTCTGGAACCCGGACGTCCCGCAGCCGATCGACTTTTTCGAAGCGTGGGAAGACGTGCCGAACAACACCAACTACGACAACGCCTTCAAGATCCAGTGGGAAATGTTCATCAAGCACGTCGTGCTCGACGAAGAGTGGAACTATTCCCTGATGGAAGGCGCCAAGGGCGTCCAGCTCGCCGAACTCGGCATGCAAAGCTGGAAAGAGCGCAAGTGGATGGACGTCCCGGAGCTCGGATAATCAAGGCATAACCAATTGGCTCCAGGGTCTCCTGGAGCCACTCCCCTCTTCCACGCCCTTTTCAAAAGCAACATTTGGGTAAAAGTACTAGATGAATCCGCAATTCTAGGTAGCGTATGCGTTGGTTTCTGGATTTGGCATGCCTTAAATTAGCGGGATTCAATGAAAAGGATCAAACATAGCGGCCATGGTTGCATCGTTCTAGCCCTCCTGTGCACCCTTCCCGGGTGCCAAAACCACCGTGCTCCCTCCGAGCAACGCCCCCTAAGAAATCACCCACCACAACTGGTGGAACTATTATGAACGCGGAACGCATTACCTGCAGCAGGGAAAGATTGCGCTGGCGCGGGAGGATTTCGAGCGAAGCCTCGGCATCCGCAAAGGGGCAAAATATGGGTTTCCCCAAGACATGTGGTGGGCAACAACCTACGGCAGTTTCCGCAACGACCCAACTGTCCGGAAACTGGACGCGGGAGCGCGTATTGAACCTTGCGGTTTCCGCCAAGGCCGAGGGATTGGTCTCCGATGTCCGGATCGACGGGCTTCGCCAATTCATCGAGTTGGCCCAAGAGGAGTATGAAGGCACCTGAAGATTTATGATCTTCCTCATCTGAAAACGCGCCGGGATCTCTGAGACGCACTTCCGTGGACAACCGGAAAAACGCATTCATTTTCCAATTTTGTGCCTTTTTCTGTAATCGCACTCCTCCCCTCCCGTTGTAAGAGGTGGAATCAAACACGGTTCCACCAAATATAAATGGAACAGGGGAATGGAAATGAAAACGTGGAAAAAACATATCGGTATCGTCCTGCTGATCGTCCTGGGCTGTGGGCAAGCGCAAAGCAAAGCCAACCACCCCGCACAACGTGATGCCACGCATCAAACCCAGCAAACCGGATTGGAGTTGAGCTCTGGAGCGTTGTATTTTTCTTCCACCATTACGCCGGATGAGGCCAATAAATTGTGAGCATACTTGAGGCGGATATCGTCACTCATGTCTGGAGCCGCACACGCAAACTCTTCAGCAATGGATTGCGGCACAACCCGATCTCACCCTCAAGGAGCTGGAGCTTAGGTGCAAGCAGGAGCTTCATGTTCGAATAGGGATCACCGCGCTATGGCAGCAGCTCGACAAGCTTGGTCTAAGCTTTAAAAAAAAACGCTTCACGCCAGCGAGCAAGATCGTGAAGATGTTCGTCTGGCGCGGCTGGTCTGGAAAGCACAGCAACCGGAATGGCCGGCCGCCAAGCTGGTATTCATCGACGAAACTGGCCTGAACACCAAAATGACCCGAGGATATGGGCGGGCTCCGCTGTCAAAGCGTTGCGTTTGTAAGGTTCCGTACGGTCACCGGCACACCAATACTTTTATTGCCGCGCTTCGGGTCGATGGGCTACATGCTCCATGGCTATTGGATGGACCGATGAACAGTCAGGCGTTCCTTGTTTATGTTAGACAGGTACTTGCGCCGGAACTTCAAAAGGGTGATCGTGTTGTTTGCGACAATCTTTCATCCCACCATGCCCCTGGAGTTCGCGAAGCCTTGGAGGAAGTCGGGGCTGAGCTGATGTATCTACCTCCCTACAGCCCGGTGCACTTTTCAACCGGCGTTTACCGCTTTTTTTGAGAACTGAATTTGGCATGGCGGTAGCGTCTCCGCTGATGAGCGGCTTTTGGGTCGTGCGGTGGTTGCCCGTTCGGCGGGGCAGGCGGGACGCCTGCGGTACAGCAAACGGTACGCCGGCGGTGCGGTGCCATTTCCTGTCTTGTGCGGGAGCGGGGACATTCCTGTCCCCGGCGGGGGCCAGAAAGCCCCGCTCCGTTGGAACCGCCCATCGATTCCTGTCCACCCGCGCCAGCGGATGAGGCCGGATTCGGGCGGACCGCCGACAGAACCGGAGAGGCGATGGATGGTTGCCTGCCCGAGAACATTGCCTTCACGGGAGGAAGGAACCCGCGCCGGTTTCCCCTGGATTTTGAAGGAAGCGCGCTACTCTACCTCGACAACAACATTATCGAAGCGCCACCATTCCTTGGCCGTGGAGGTCTTTATGGTTTCGACCACCAGCATGAGATAGGTTTCGGCGGTGCCGGACGGAACCACGAAATCAGAAAGGGTAATCGTCTGGAACGTGGCGGAGGGCTTCGTTATGACCTTCTTGGACTCGCGCAAGGTCTTCCCCTCGGCATCGATGCACATCAGCACGACGGTGGCCTTTGAATTGCCTTTGATTTTCCCGGCAACATCGACGCTGCCCTTGACCACCCATCCGGCATCGGCCTTCGCAATGGTCCGCACACAGGCTTTCATTTCCGGCGCATCGCCCTTGGCAATGGAACACATGGCTGATTTTTCACCATTGCTGGCCGCCTTGGCATAGATTGACCACCCTTTTCCCTGGATGGTCCATCCCGTAAAGTCGCCGGACTCGAAACTACTCTTCATTTCGGCAGACCTCACCCGCGGAGCGGTTAACAAAACCAGCCCCACAACGATCCCCAACTCCACCAACCGATTCCGACGCACGTTCCCATCTCCCTTTTTCACATGTGATACACGTCTACATTTTATGCACGAAAAACCGGAAAACATCCAGCCTGCGTTAAGTCTATTTTCAGGAAGGCGTCCAAACGCCGTTTAATCCGCCCCTGCAAGGGTCATTGCCCGCGAAAGCCGGAAGGCGCCAGTCCCGTCTTGCGCTTGAACAGGGCGGAAAAATGGTTCTGGGTCTTGAAACCGAGGGTTTCGGATATTTGCCGGATGGACAAATCGGACTCGGCCAGCAGCACCTTGGCCCGTTCAAGCCGCAGCTGCTGGTGATAGGCCGCGGGCGCCATGCCGCGCTGCTCCCGGAACACCTTGCGGAACCAGGAATAACCCACATAGAGGTTGGCGGCCAGCTCTTCCACATCGAGCGGACGGTGCAGGTTGTTTTCCATGATTTCCCGCGCCTGCCCTACCACGCTATGGATATAATCCCGATTCGAGGAGCGGCTCGAAAACGCACAACGCGAGCTCATCTCCAGCGCGCTTTTCCTGAGGGCTTCCGCCACCTGGTCAAAAATCCGCACCGGGAATCCCGCCGAAGGCCCCGTGGCCCACAATCCGGCAACAACCCGATGCTCCTCATCGAAAACCGGCACCCCCACGCAGTGGCACCCTTCGATCTGCTCCGACACATCGATGCTGTAGCCCTTCTCGCGGACACTCTCGAGTTCCGCTTCGAAATCCGCGGGGCTTGTTATGGTGCTCTGGGTGTATCGCCGGAAATCCATGTGCGCATAATAGGCACGGCGCTCCGCTTCGGGCAGGTAGGCCAGCATCGCCTTGCTCGGGGCCCCGGTATGCAGCGGAAACTCGTAATGGACTGCCAGATGGAAAGAAAAACCGGAACTTCCGTCCACTGCCGCCAACACAATCCCGTCCCCTTTACCGGGTTGGAGCGTGCCAAGCCCAATGGTGTAGCCGAGGCTCTGTTCGAGCCTGCGCATGACATCCCTGGCCTTGGCGGTTAGTTTTTCGAGCGGCATGGAATCAATATGTACATAAAAAAATATCAATGCAAATATATACTCTTCGTCGCCGCACTGAGAGTATGGAACCGGTAATGAAGGAAAAAACACAATGAACCCGACCCTGATCATGGCGACCCTCTTGCTGGCGGCTTCCCTTGCCCCTGCAGCGACCGATCCGGTGCATGCCGCCCATGCGCTGGATTTCGATGTGATTAGCCAAAACATTGAACAATACCATCCTTCGCAGTGGGCCGAATACGGCAAGGTGGCGGCCCAGGCCCTGCGCACGGACGCGCTGATTCTTGAAGCCGACCGCACTCCGGTGGACGTCGTCCTGCGGCGTACGCAGGCCCTGCTCGACCACCTCGGCGCGAAGCAACACCAACGGGACCTCAACCAACTCAAACGTAAAAACAAAGCGGGCCTTTCGGTTGAAGGGCAACGCGCATTGTTCATGGAGGTCGCGGAGCTGCGCCGCAAGGCGGCCTTTTCCAATCCCCTGCTCGACTTCGACTCGCTCCTCTTCCTTAAGCACAATCCCAAGGCACGCGGCGACAACCACATGGTCGATCAATATCTCGGCTTCAACCAGTCGTCCGGAGGGGGTATCTTCCGGCTCGACCATCCCTTCACAAACCCGCAGGCCACTAGCCTACTGGACGATGAACTCGATCAAGAAAACGGCTCGTTCATTTCGCTCGACCTCGACTACGACGCGAACGAAATCCTTTTCGCCTACACGCCGCTCGACTGGAAGGGCCATACCGAAACAAACAACTGGAACGGCCAACCGTGGAACCCGCAGGAGGCCTCCCGCAACAACCACAACAAACACTATTGCTTCCTCGAAGAGTCGGCCTTCCATATCTTCAAGGCCAATGCCGACGGCGGGAACCTCCGGCAGCTCACAACCGGACAATGGGACGACTTCGACCCCGTCTTCCTGCCCAGCGGTCGCATCGTTTTCATCTCTGCCCGCGCCGGGGGAACCCAGCGGTGCGGCTACCGCTTCATCCCCACCTACACCCTGTTCGGCATGATGCCCGACGGTTCCGACATCCAGCAGTTCAGCTGGCACGACACCAACGAATGGCACCCCAGTGTCAACCACGACGGCATGCTCGTCTACACCCGCTGGGACTATGTCGACCGCGATTCCGACATTGCCCACCACCTTTGGTTCTGCTACCCGGACGGCCGCGACCCGCGCTCGATGCACGGCAACTATCCCGACAACCGCTCGCACCGCCCGTGGATGGAAATGAGCATCCGCGCCGTACCCGGTTCCCACCAATACACCGCCGTCGCCGCGCCCCACCATGGCGAGGCCTACGGCTCGCTCGTCCTCATCGACCAAGCGCTTCCGGACGACCGCGCGATGTCGCAGGTCAAGCGAATCACGCCGCTCTCCGCCTTTCCTGAATCCGAAATCACTCCCGGCCTCTCGTTCCGCGACGGCAAGGGCAACAAGCAGCGCGACTGGAACTATGGAACCCCGTGGCCACTCTCCGACGACTTCCACCTCTGCGTCTACTCCCATAAAAAACTCGGCAACTATGGCATCTATCTCGTCGACAGCTTCGGCAACCGCGAGCTCATCTATCGCGATCCAAGCATCTCCTGCCTCGACCCAATCCCCTTCCGCCCGCGCACGCGCCCGCCCGTCATCCCCGTCCAAACCCAGCAGATGCAGGCCGACCGCGAGCCGGGGCTCGATCCCTCCATCGGCACGGTCTCGGTCATGAACGTCTACGAAGGCGAATTCCCGATTCCCGAAGGCATAACGATCAAGGAATTGCGCATCGTCAACGTCTTCCCAAAATCGACGCACGCCATCGACAACCCGCGCATCGGCCATGCCGACCAGTCGATCGCGCGCGGCGTGCTCGGCACGGTGCCCGTCGAGGAAGACGGCAGCGTCTTCTTCGAATGCCCCACCGGGGCGGGCCTCTATTTCCAGCTGCTCGACGAACACGGCATGATGGTGCAGAACATGCGCACCGACACCTACCTGCATCCCGGCGAAAAGCTCAACTGCATCGGTTGCCACGAAGACAAATTGAACGCGCCGAAGATCAACCGGGTTCCGCTGGCCCTCAAGCGCCCGCCTTCCAAAATCAAGCCCGAAGCGCCCGGCTCCTGGCCGCTCACCTTCCCGCGCCTCGTCCAGCCCGTGCTCGACAAGCACCCGGATTTCTTCGCCGCGCTCTATCCCGAAAAAAACCTCAGCGGAACCGAGTTCGGCAAGTGGGGCTGGTCGCAAGCCATGCACACGCTCGAGAAAGACGCATGGGGCAAGCATGGCGGCAACGGGGCCCTCTCGAAGAAAAACAAACGCTCCTACTCCCTCCCCATGCAGGAAGGTGCCCGCGTCTCCAAACTCTGGAAAAAACTCGAAGCCGCCGGGGCGCGCGAAAAACTACCGCCCGAAGACCTGCGCCGCATCACCCTCTGGCTCGACTGCAACTCCAACTTCTACGGCGCATACAAGGATATCGGCCAGCAGGCGCAGGGCGCAGCCCTCCTCCCCCAAGACGGAATCCCCGCCTGGTCGCCCCCCAACCAATTCGTTAACTAACAGGAATTAAATATGACCGCTAAGACGCTAAGAAACAAAGCATCCAAATACCCGCCCTTTCGTATCTTTGCGTCTTTGCGGTCAAAATATTTCCATATGATGAGAAATTCTTCTGCCACCAAATTATTCTGCTTAATTCCACTATTGGCCATGCGAACGCACGCAAGCGAAGTCGAGGAACAGTACAAGGTACTGGAGTTCGACCTGACGCGCGTCGCCCATTTCGAGAGCATCGCATCCGAAACCCTCCACCCGCAGGCGCTGGTCACCCTGGCCGACCGCGACCCACTGGACATCCTCCTGCGCCGCACCCGTGCGCTGCTCAACGACATTGAACAGATGCCGGGCGCGCCGGACATGAAGGCGTTCGCCAAGCGGCTCAAAGAGTTCGAACGTTCCGAGGACGGCCGGAAGGAGCTCTTTGCCAACGTTCATGAGCTCCGCCGGGAGATCGCCTTTGCCAACCCCCTGCTCGACTTCGACAAGATCCTCTTCATCAAACGCCACCGCTCCAACTTCAGCCACATGTGCGACCAGTTCTACGGTGCGCACGCGCGCCCCGGTGGCGGCGTTTGTGTTTTAGGCAACCCCTTCAGCGACCAGCCTTCCGTCCGGAATATTGTTCCCGAACTAAACGATGGCAGTTTCCTCTCCCCGGAGCTCGCGTTCGACGGCAAGCAGATCATGTTCGCCTACGTTGAAGGCACCGGCGACAAGAAACATATCGTCCACCTCGACCACGAGCGCGGACATTGGGAAGAAGGCCGCTGCTACCACCTCTATTCCGCCGACCTCGACACTGAAGGCAACGCCTCAAATTTGAAGCAACTCACCGAAGGCACCTTCAACGACTTTGATCCGTGCTACCTGCCGAATGGGCGCGTCGCCTTCATCTCCGAGCGGCGCGGCGGCTACCTGCGCTGCGGACGCGCCTGCCCTTCGTACACCGTGCACGACATGAAGCCCGACGGTTCCGATATCCGCATCCTCTCCCCCCACGAAAACAACGAGTGGCAGCCGAGCGTCCTGCACGACGGCATGCTCGCCTACACCCGCTGGGACTATGTCGACCGCCACGGTTGCGTGGCCCACCATCCGTGGATCATGACGCCCGACGGTCGCGACTCGCGCGCCGTGCACGGCAACTTTTCCGTCGCCAAGAAACGCGCCGACATGGAGATGGATCTGCGCGCCGTGCCGAGCTCGAACAAAATGATCGGCACCGCCGCACCGCACCACGGCCAGGCCTACGGCTCGATCATTCTCATCGACCCGCGCGTGCCGGACGACGATGGAATGGCGCCCGTCAAGCGCGTCACACCCGAAGTCGGTTTCCCCGAAACCCAGAAAGGCAAACAGGTCTACGGCACGCCGTGGCCGCTGAGCGAAGATTACTACCTCGTTATCTACGACGCCAAAATGCAGCAACGCAACGGACGGCAGGGCGACAAATCCAACCCCCGCGGCGAATACGGCATCTACCTGCTCGATAAGTTCGGCAACAAGATCCTGATCTACCGCGATCCGGAAATCGCCTGCCTCAGCCCCATCCCGCTGCGCCCGCGCCCGATGCCCCCCGCCCTGCCCGAAAAGTGCGACCGCCTCGCCGACACGCCGCCGACGCACGGCTCCATGGCCGTCATGGATGTCTACGACTCGTTCCTGCCCTGGCCGAACGACACCAAGATCAAAGCGTTGCGCATCGTCCAGATCCACCCCAGCTCAGTGCCCTCCGGGCCGCGGCCGCACGAGACCGGGCGGCGCATCGCCGAAGCGTCCGACTCGGTCAACCTCACCCGCAGCATCCTCGGCACCGTGCCCGTCGAGGAGGACGGCAGCGCGCACTTCAAGGTCCCCGCACTCAAGGAACTCCTTTTCCAGGCGCTGGACGAAAACGGCCTTGCCGTGCAGTCGATGCGCTCCTCCACCTGGGTGCAGCCCGGCGAACAGCTCGTTTGCATGGGCTGCCACGAACCGAAAAACCGCGCGCCGCTCCCATCGAACCACGTACCGCTGGCCATGAAGCGCAAGCCATCCGAACCGATGCCCGACGTCGATGGCACCAACCCCTTCAGCTACCCGCGCCTCGTTCAGCCCGTGCTCGATAAGCATTGCGTCGGCTGCCACGACAAGGACCACATGCTTCCGCTCGACCGCACCATCGTCGACTCCAAGCTCGACCGCCAAAGAACCACGCAGGTCTACCGCTCCTACGACAGCCTCATTCACAAATACGCGTTCTGGGAGTTCGGCGACCACTACCGCACCATCCCCGGCCAGTTCGGCGCCCGCGACTCCAAACTCTACAAGATGCTGAAGAATGGACACAGCAACGTCAAGCTGACCGACGAAGAGCTGCACCGCATCACCGTCTGGCTCGACTCGATGTCGAACTTCTACGGCGTCTACGAAAAGGAAGGCGGCCTCGCCCAGCTCCGCGGCGAGATCGTCCAACCCACGCTGGAATAGTCATGTTCAAACCACGTAATTTGAAAAGACAGCGCAAAGCGTTCTGGAGCGCGGAGGCAACCAACGGGCGACACCGCTTTCCGCGTACAAAGAGCGGCGTGGCGCTCCGCTTCCCGCCGCACTCCAGAACGATTGCATTGTGCCTTTTCGTGGTAGCAAACGCTGAAGCAAAGGAAATCAAGCACCGCTTTTTGGCGAAGGATGAATCGCGGGCGCAGTTGCACTATGTCGACCAGCTCGATGCCTCCAAGGATTGGACGATCAAGCTGGAAAAGGGTTGCCGCGATATCCGGCTGCTGGACAACCACCGCGTATTGGTTTCGCATGCCGACGGCTATGCGGAGTTCGATCTCGCCACGCAACAACAGGTGCATGAAGTGCGCGATGCACGGTTCAAGAAGACGGAAACCGTCAGCCGCCTGCCCAACGGCAACACAATTCTCGGCGCAAACCAGAAGGGCATCACCTTTTTCGAGATCGCACCGGATGGCGCGGTGGTTCGGCAGGTCAACTTTCCGCAGTTCAACACCATGCGGCTGATGCGCCTTTCGCCGGAAGGCCGTTTCCTGTTCGGCGCCAACACCGACCACGTCATCGAAGCGGATTGGGACGGAGCCATCCACGCCGACATCCAGGTTCCCGGCGCCAAACATATTTACTGGATTCGGAAAATGGATGCGCACTACCGCGTCTCGACGGGCTATGGCAAGTCGATCGTCGATGTCAGCCCGCAAGGCGAGGTGCTGCGCACGCTCGGCGGAACCGACGACTATTTTTTCTTTTCGCGCCCGTTCGAGTTGGCCAACGGAAACACCGTCTGCTGCAACTGGACGGGGCACAAGCCCAACGACAGCGAGAAGGCGCCGCAGCTCGTCGAGTTCGACCCGCAAGGCAACGTCGTCTGGAACTGGCACGATCCCCAACGCGCCGGCACCATCCACGGCGTCATCGTTTTAGACTAACCAAACCATAGAGAAGTATTGGCAAAATAATTGAATGCAAAATGAGGGTCATGCCCCATGCGTTATCGAAGCCAACATTTTGCATTGAATGATTTTGCTTAGACCGAGCACGAAAGGAACAACCATGAGCTTTGATTATCACATTCCAACCAGGATCCTGTTTGGCGCAGGGAAACTGAACCAGCTGGCGGAGGAGCCGCTGCCGGGGACGAAGGCGCTGATCGTCATGTCGAACGGCGGCTCGATGAGACGGCACGGCTACCTGGAACGGCTCGAAGGCCTGCTGAAGCAGCAGAATATTGAATCGATCGTCTTCGACAAGATCCAGCCCAACCCCATCAAGGAACATGTGATGGAGGGGGCGGCGCTCGTGAAAGAACACCATTGCGATTTTGTCGTCGCGCTCGGCGGCGGCTCGCCCATCGATGCCGCAAAGGCCATTGCTGTGATGGCGGTCAACCCGGGCGACTTTTGGGACTATATCGGGAGCGGCTCCGGCAAAGGGCAGCCCGTGAAAAACGGCGCGTTGCCGATCGTGGCGATCACCACCACGGCAGGCACCGGCACCGAGGCCGACCCGTGGACGGTCATCACCAACGGCACCGAAAAGATCGGCTTCGGCTTGCCGCCGCACACGTTCCCGACGATCTCGGTGGTCGATCCCGAGCTCATGGTTTCGATTCCGCCGCATCTGACGGCCTACCAGGGGTTCGATGCCTTTTTCCATGCGGTCGAGGGCTATATGGCCAACGTCGCCACACCGATGAGCGACATCTACGCGCTCGAAAGCATCCGGCTCGTGGCCGGATATTTACCGCGTGCGGTGGCCGAAGGCACCGACATCGAGGCGCGCGAAAAGGTGGCGCTGGCCAACACCCTTTCCGGCATGGTTGAATCGACCTCCTGCGTGGTGTCGCAACATGCGCTTGCCCACGCCATGGGCGCGCTCTACCCCGAGCTGGCGCACGGGGCGGGGTTGCTGATGCTTTCCGAGGCCTACTTCAGCCATTTTGCCCCGCACTGCACCGTCCGCTATGCCAAGATGGCGGCGGCCATGGGCGGCACCGACTTCCTCGCCGAGCTGCTGGCCCTGCAGGACCAATGCGGCGTGCGCGGCCTCAGGATGTCGGAGTACGGCATCACCGAAGACGGTCTCGAGGCGATTGCCGCCAATGCGATCGACACCATGGGCTTCCTGTGCGATTTCGATCCTGTCCAGACCACGCAGGCCGATGCCGTCGATATTCTACGAGCCGCTTTTAAGTAGCCTGCCGAAAAGAGCCGCTCCGCCCCCTTTCCAGCAGCGGGAAACCGAAAGGAGGTCGCTCTTGGCTCAGCCGCCCCCGGTGTGCTATGGTTCGTCGCTTTTTAGGTCATAAACCTTGTAACTTGATCCATCCCATAGACCTCCGGGGCATCATCGAAGAGTAGACATGAAATTATTTTCAACCATTGCCATATCATTCGCGCTGCTAGGGGCGGCCGGGGCCCAGACCTATCTCTCCCCGTGCGACATCGATCAATCGCCGGATAAAAAGACGATTTACATTACGGCCCACACGGGGCGCCAACTACTCTGCTTCGACGTTGCCTCGAAGAAGGTCGCGAAATGCATCGACCTGCCGGCGCAACCATCCGGCACCGTCCACTCCACCGACGGCAAAACGCTGTTCATTGCCGGCGGAGGCCCGGACGGCCGCATTTGGAAGGTGGATAACGGCACCATTACCGGCGAGTTTGAAACCGGACACACCCCCATCTCGCCGGTGCCCTCCCCCGACGGGAAAATGCTCTATGTCTGCAACCGCTTCGACACCGATGTCTCCTTCATCGATCTCGCCTCCGGCGAAACCGTTGCGCGGGTTCCCGTGCTGCGCGAACCGGTGGCCGCCGATGTCACCCACGACGGCAAGTTCCTGTTCGTGGCCAACCATATCCCGGACGGGCGGGCAGACGTGGATTATGTGGCCTCCAAGATTTCCGTCATCAATACGGCAACGAAGGAGGTCGAGACCATCCCGCTGGTCAACGGCGCGGAAGGCGTCCGCGACCTCAAGGTTTCGCCCGACGGCACGAAGATTTTCGCCACGCACCTGATGGCGCGTTTCCTCGTGCCGACCACCCAGCTGGAACGCGGCTGGGTTTCCACCGATGCGCTCAGCGTCATTGATGTCGCCAGCCGGTCACTGGAATACACCGTGCTGCTCGACGATGTCGATCAAGGC from Pontiella desulfatans includes these protein-coding regions:
- a CDS encoding Gfo/Idh/MocA family protein yields the protein MEIKRIGIIMNGVTGRMGTNQHLARSITAIIKEGGIKVGNDMIIMPDPILTGRREYALKELAEKYGNEAKGEPFKYTTDVQGALDGKYGDYEIFFDASGTLQRAGFIEAAVKAGKAIYCEKPTAVETKEAVRLAKLVDDAGLKNGVVQDKLWLPGFRKLKMLKELGFFGKILSVRGEFGYWVFTGMDYDQPAQRPSWNYRNEDGGGMMIDMFCHWRYVIDNVFGPVKSLVAYGATDIDQRRHEDGTPFDCTADDSAYAMFVLEDGTMVQFNSSWCTRVRRDDLLTVQVDGVKGSAVAGLREVKTQSAANTPKPVWNPDVPQPIDFFEAWEDVPNNTNYDNAFKIQWEMFIKHVVLDEEWNYSLMEGAKGVQLAELGMQSWKERKWMDVPELG
- a CDS encoding iron-containing alcohol dehydrogenase, whose translation is MSFDYHIPTRILFGAGKLNQLAEEPLPGTKALIVMSNGGSMRRHGYLERLEGLLKQQNIESIVFDKIQPNPIKEHVMEGAALVKEHHCDFVVALGGGSPIDAAKAIAVMAVNPGDFWDYIGSGSGKGQPVKNGALPIVAITTTAGTGTEADPWTVITNGTEKIGFGLPPHTFPTISVVDPELMVSIPPHLTAYQGFDAFFHAVEGYMANVATPMSDIYALESIRLVAGYLPRAVAEGTDIEAREKVALANTLSGMVESTSCVVSQHALAHAMGALYPELAHGAGLLMLSEAYFSHFAPHCTVRYAKMAAAMGGTDFLAELLALQDQCGVRGLRMSEYGITEDGLEAIAANAIDTMGFLCDFDPVQTTQADAVDILRAAFK
- a CDS encoding HzsA-related protein — encoded protein: MRTHASEVEEQYKVLEFDLTRVAHFESIASETLHPQALVTLADRDPLDILLRRTRALLNDIEQMPGAPDMKAFAKRLKEFERSEDGRKELFANVHELRREIAFANPLLDFDKILFIKRHRSNFSHMCDQFYGAHARPGGGVCVLGNPFSDQPSVRNIVPELNDGSFLSPELAFDGKQIMFAYVEGTGDKKHIVHLDHERGHWEEGRCYHLYSADLDTEGNASNLKQLTEGTFNDFDPCYLPNGRVAFISERRGGYLRCGRACPSYTVHDMKPDGSDIRILSPHENNEWQPSVLHDGMLAYTRWDYVDRHGCVAHHPWIMTPDGRDSRAVHGNFSVAKKRADMEMDLRAVPSSNKMIGTAAPHHGQAYGSIILIDPRVPDDDGMAPVKRVTPEVGFPETQKGKQVYGTPWPLSEDYYLVIYDAKMQQRNGRQGDKSNPRGEYGIYLLDKFGNKILIYRDPEIACLSPIPLRPRPMPPALPEKCDRLADTPPTHGSMAVMDVYDSFLPWPNDTKIKALRIVQIHPSSVPSGPRPHETGRRIAEASDSVNLTRSILGTVPVEEDGSAHFKVPALKELLFQALDENGLAVQSMRSSTWVQPGEQLVCMGCHEPKNRAPLPSNHVPLAMKRKPSEPMPDVDGTNPFSYPRLVQPVLDKHCVGCHDKDHMLPLDRTIVDSKLDRQRTTQVYRSYDSLIHKYAFWEFGDHYRTIPGQFGARDSKLYKMLKNGHSNVKLTDEELHRITVWLDSMSNFYGVYEKEGGLAQLRGEIVQPTLE
- a CDS encoding HzsA-related protein, yielding MNPTLIMATLLLAASLAPAATDPVHAAHALDFDVISQNIEQYHPSQWAEYGKVAAQALRTDALILEADRTPVDVVLRRTQALLDHLGAKQHQRDLNQLKRKNKAGLSVEGQRALFMEVAELRRKAAFSNPLLDFDSLLFLKHNPKARGDNHMVDQYLGFNQSSGGGIFRLDHPFTNPQATSLLDDELDQENGSFISLDLDYDANEILFAYTPLDWKGHTETNNWNGQPWNPQEASRNNHNKHYCFLEESAFHIFKANADGGNLRQLTTGQWDDFDPVFLPSGRIVFISARAGGTQRCGYRFIPTYTLFGMMPDGSDIQQFSWHDTNEWHPSVNHDGMLVYTRWDYVDRDSDIAHHLWFCYPDGRDPRSMHGNYPDNRSHRPWMEMSIRAVPGSHQYTAVAAPHHGEAYGSLVLIDQALPDDRAMSQVKRITPLSAFPESEITPGLSFRDGKGNKQRDWNYGTPWPLSDDFHLCVYSHKKLGNYGIYLVDSFGNRELIYRDPSISCLDPIPFRPRTRPPVIPVQTQQMQADREPGLDPSIGTVSVMNVYEGEFPIPEGITIKELRIVNVFPKSTHAIDNPRIGHADQSIARGVLGTVPVEEDGSVFFECPTGAGLYFQLLDEHGMMVQNMRTDTYLHPGEKLNCIGCHEDKLNAPKINRVPLALKRPPSKIKPEAPGSWPLTFPRLVQPVLDKHPDFFAALYPEKNLSGTEFGKWGWSQAMHTLEKDAWGKHGGNGALSKKNKRSYSLPMQEGARVSKLWKKLEAAGAREKLPPEDLRRITLWLDCNSNFYGAYKDIGQQAQGAALLPQDGIPAWSPPNQFVN
- a CDS encoding IclR family transcriptional regulator domain-containing protein, whose protein sequence is MPLEKLTAKARDVMRRLEQSLGYTIGLGTLQPGKGDGIVLAAVDGSSGFSFHLAVHYEFPLHTGAPSKAMLAYLPEAERRAYYAHMDFRRYTQSTITSPADFEAELESVREKGYSIDVSEQIEGCHCVGVPVFDEEHRVVAGLWATGPSAGFPVRIFDQVAEALRKSALEMSSRCAFSSRSSNRDYIHSVVGQAREIMENNLHRPLDVEELAANLYVGYSWFRKVFREQRGMAPAAYHQQLRLERAKVLLAESDLSIRQISETLGFKTQNHFSALFKRKTGLAPSGFRGQ